A genomic region of Salinibacterium sp. NK8237 contains the following coding sequences:
- a CDS encoding DUF5671 domain-containing protein: MSSMRSTPTPPPNVIPAVGGVQTVRRVITYLLLATTVIIAASGVSGLLDRLFSANRLEVSFDNYGLATSLASALIAGPLAAVLWWLIWRDATMTRDRASVMWPVYLTIMSTVALLVSTIALFTWAAEAFVNGWQPYGLAVGIVWALVWLWHYWMWRHPSKAPTRLPGAAPAIASLVGLTYAAGGVVWALSQLIDSAVDAALGSVVISDPVWQLVLQGLVWAVGGALLWWWHWFRVGVREQAQGFSNVLLVFIAGIASIAVFAAGIMVALTAILELVTASTQPFAVTLESLGIAIANAVVGALVLVYHARVVAGRSAGVRSATRLASAGVSLAYAASGVGVMVNALLATSSNSLIEGNIRSLLLSGLSALIVGGVLWWMLWKPLQASLPERVSAPGRRVYLVIIFGLSALVALITLLVIGFQLFSFLLDGGSGESFVERSRQALGLLTATLLVAAYHFAIWQRDRASSVTEEVVRRISHVTLVASHDNAELVDAVRAATGARVTVLQRATASPLEPGSAEIVAALDGIEASNVLVVAGAKGKIAVIPLKG, encoded by the coding sequence ATGAGCTCGATGAGATCGACTCCCACTCCCCCGCCCAACGTGATTCCGGCGGTCGGCGGCGTGCAAACGGTGCGTCGCGTCATCACCTACCTTCTGCTCGCAACGACCGTGATCATCGCGGCGAGTGGTGTCAGCGGCCTTCTCGATCGACTGTTTTCGGCTAACCGCCTCGAGGTCAGTTTTGATAACTATGGCTTGGCGACCTCGTTGGCTTCTGCCCTGATCGCTGGCCCTCTTGCCGCGGTGCTGTGGTGGTTGATCTGGCGGGACGCAACGATGACCCGCGACCGGGCATCCGTCATGTGGCCTGTTTATCTCACGATCATGTCGACGGTGGCTCTGCTGGTGTCGACAATTGCGCTCTTCACGTGGGCAGCGGAAGCTTTTGTGAATGGCTGGCAGCCGTACGGGCTCGCTGTGGGTATCGTGTGGGCACTGGTGTGGCTGTGGCATTACTGGATGTGGCGACACCCTAGCAAGGCACCGACCCGACTGCCGGGTGCAGCCCCCGCAATCGCGTCCCTCGTTGGCCTGACTTACGCTGCCGGTGGTGTGGTGTGGGCTCTTAGCCAACTAATCGATTCTGCGGTTGATGCTGCACTCGGCTCAGTCGTGATCAGCGATCCGGTGTGGCAGCTGGTGTTGCAGGGGCTCGTATGGGCCGTCGGCGGTGCGCTGTTGTGGTGGTGGCATTGGTTCCGTGTTGGCGTGCGGGAGCAGGCTCAGGGTTTCTCGAATGTGCTGCTCGTCTTCATTGCGGGAATCGCGTCCATTGCGGTCTTCGCTGCGGGCATCATGGTCGCGCTCACCGCCATTCTTGAGCTGGTAACGGCGTCGACGCAGCCTTTCGCTGTCACGCTCGAGTCTCTCGGAATCGCAATTGCTAACGCGGTCGTCGGTGCTCTCGTGCTGGTTTATCACGCTCGTGTTGTCGCCGGACGTTCCGCCGGGGTGCGTTCAGCTACGCGGCTTGCGAGTGCCGGTGTTTCGCTGGCGTACGCGGCGTCAGGTGTTGGTGTGATGGTGAATGCGCTGCTCGCTACCTCGAGCAATTCGCTTATTGAGGGGAACATCCGCAGTCTGCTGCTGAGCGGTCTCAGCGCTCTGATAGTGGGCGGCGTGCTGTGGTGGATGTTATGGAAGCCACTGCAGGCGTCACTCCCTGAGCGCGTTTCCGCTCCAGGGCGCCGCGTCTATTTGGTGATCATTTTTGGCCTCAGCGCACTCGTGGCGCTCATCACGTTGCTCGTGATCGGCTTTCAGCTGTTCTCGTTCTTGCTCGATGGTGGCAGCGGTGAAAGCTTTGTTGAGCGTTCACGTCAAGCCCTTGGGCTGCTCACGGCCACCCTCCTCGTTGCCGCCTACCATTTCGCGATTTGGCAACGCGACCGCGCCTCCAGCGTCACTGAAGAGGTCGTTCGTCGAATCAGTCACGTCACGCTCGTGGCCTCCCACGACAACGCCGAGCTTGTGGATGCCGTGCGTGCCGCAACCGGAGCCCGCGTGACGGTTCTTCAGCGCGCAACGGCCTCGCCGCTTGAGCCCGGCAGCGCGGAAATCGTTGCCGCCCTCGACGGAATCGAGGCCAGCAACGTTCTCGTCGTGGCGGGCGCTAAGGGCAAGATTGCGGTCATCCCCCTGAAGGGCTGA
- a CDS encoding SDR family NAD(P)-dependent oxidoreductase, translating to MQINLSGRRALVTGSGQGIGAAIALGLAQAGADVVVHYANSKDAAADVVAQIVALGRTSVAVQGDLTDSAQATAVVDAAAEALGGLDIIVNNAGNLVGRHTIAEMSDDHWHQVMDVNATSGFFVSRAAIPYLTQSSAGRVIMMSSLASENGGGAGAVAYATAKSAIVGFTRGLAKELAPSNITVNALAPGFIGDTPFHNNFTPSSAQPGIIAGVPLGRAGTVEDVAGVTTFLASDLSSYVTGQVLDINGGLNFR from the coding sequence ATGCAGATCAACCTCAGCGGACGCCGCGCACTCGTCACAGGATCAGGTCAAGGAATCGGTGCCGCAATCGCGCTCGGCCTCGCTCAAGCGGGCGCCGACGTTGTCGTGCACTATGCCAATAGCAAGGATGCAGCCGCCGACGTCGTGGCCCAGATCGTCGCCCTCGGCCGCACTTCGGTCGCGGTGCAGGGTGACCTCACCGACTCTGCCCAGGCAACAGCCGTCGTGGACGCCGCTGCGGAAGCTCTTGGTGGCCTCGACATCATCGTTAACAATGCGGGGAACCTCGTGGGCCGTCACACCATCGCCGAGATGAGCGATGACCACTGGCACCAGGTGATGGATGTCAACGCCACGAGCGGGTTCTTCGTCTCTCGGGCTGCGATCCCGTACCTGACGCAGTCGAGCGCCGGCCGCGTCATTATGATGTCGTCGCTTGCTTCTGAAAATGGTGGTGGCGCCGGTGCTGTTGCTTACGCGACCGCGAAGTCAGCAATCGTTGGCTTCACTCGGGGCCTCGCGAAAGAGCTTGCCCCGTCGAACATCACCGTCAATGCGCTCGCGCCCGGTTTCATCGGTGACACTCCGTTCCACAACAACTTCACGCCCAGCAGCGCGCAGCCCGGAATCATCGCCGGTGTGCCGTTGGGGCGCGCGGGAACCGTGGAAGACGTCGCTGGCGTCACCACATTCCTTGCGTCTGATCTGTCGTCGTACGTGACGGGGCAGGTTCTCGACATCAACGGTGGGCTGAACTTCCGCTAA
- a CDS encoding aldehyde dehydrogenase (NADP(+)) has product MLTTTNPTTGITQDTDIELTSAAETAALAASAQAAFETLRTSSREWRAGLLEALADGLEERRTELVAVADAETGLGEGRLNGELGRSQFQFRLFAEALREGSYLEATIDYAGDTPLGHGPELRRMLIPIGPVAVFGSSNFPFAFSVVGGDTASALAAGNSVVIKAHSSHPLTSRLSFRTLADAATRYGAPDGTISIIFGTQSGRDLVADPHIAAVGFTGSLGAGEALMEIIATRETPIPFYGELSSLNPLVITEAAAEERGAAIAEGLFGSFTLGAGQFCTKPGVALLPSGPSGDAILDGLRERTTAAGGLVLLNSRISSSLTDILGRITGGGSARIIAAGTNGDAGIRATPTLLEISADDFTAATAEEAFGPVLVVVRYTSLEQVSRAIDVMPGSLTATIHHGHDEPQVVQELSDKIAPTVGRLVFNGFPTGVRVSWAQHHGGNWPSTNSQHSSVGVSAIRRFLRPIAFQDAPEAVLPEELRENYTAIPRRIDGVLVLASDRTRSLGHTGSGEQNAIV; this is encoded by the coding sequence ATGCTGACAACGACTAATCCCACCACTGGCATCACGCAGGACACCGATATTGAGCTGACCTCTGCGGCCGAGACAGCGGCACTGGCGGCATCCGCTCAGGCAGCGTTCGAGACTTTGAGAACGAGCAGCCGGGAATGGCGAGCAGGTCTGCTTGAAGCACTTGCCGACGGACTCGAAGAGCGCCGCACCGAACTCGTGGCCGTGGCGGATGCCGAAACGGGCCTCGGCGAGGGCCGTTTGAATGGCGAACTTGGTCGCTCTCAGTTTCAGTTCCGCCTCTTCGCCGAAGCACTCCGCGAAGGCAGCTACCTCGAAGCAACGATCGACTACGCGGGGGACACCCCGCTCGGTCACGGGCCGGAGCTGCGCCGCATGCTCATCCCGATCGGCCCCGTTGCCGTGTTCGGGTCGAGCAACTTTCCCTTCGCCTTTTCGGTAGTCGGCGGCGATACCGCCTCGGCGCTAGCAGCAGGCAACAGCGTTGTCATCAAGGCGCATAGCTCGCATCCGCTCACCTCGCGCTTGTCGTTCCGTACGCTGGCGGATGCCGCAACGCGCTACGGGGCCCCAGACGGCACCATCTCCATCATCTTTGGCACGCAATCCGGGCGTGATCTCGTGGCCGACCCGCACATCGCGGCGGTCGGTTTCACCGGCTCACTCGGAGCGGGAGAAGCACTGATGGAGATCATCGCCACCCGCGAAACGCCGATCCCGTTCTACGGCGAACTCAGCAGCCTCAATCCGCTCGTCATCACCGAAGCAGCAGCCGAGGAGCGCGGGGCGGCCATCGCCGAGGGCCTCTTCGGATCATTTACGTTGGGCGCCGGCCAGTTCTGCACCAAACCCGGTGTGGCACTGCTGCCGAGTGGACCGAGCGGCGATGCGATCCTCGACGGCCTCCGTGAGCGAACCACCGCGGCTGGAGGCCTGGTGCTGCTGAATAGTCGCATCTCGAGTTCGCTCACCGACATCCTCGGCCGGATCACGGGTGGCGGTAGCGCGCGAATCATCGCTGCAGGCACTAACGGTGATGCGGGCATCCGTGCGACGCCGACCCTGCTTGAAATTTCGGCGGATGACTTCACTGCAGCTACCGCAGAAGAAGCCTTCGGCCCCGTTCTCGTTGTGGTGCGCTACACCTCGCTTGAGCAGGTGTCCCGTGCCATCGACGTGATGCCCGGCTCGCTGACGGCCACTATCCATCACGGTCACGACGAACCTCAGGTGGTGCAGGAGCTGAGCGACAAGATCGCGCCGACCGTTGGCCGTCTCGTTTTCAACGGATTCCCGACCGGGGTGCGCGTGTCGTGGGCCCAGCACCACGGTGGCAATTGGCCGTCGACAAATTCGCAGCACAGCTCGGTTGGAGTGAGTGCGATCCGGCGATTCTTGCGACCGATCGCGTTTCAGGATGCGCCAGAAGCGGTGCTGCCCGAGGAACTTCGCGAGAACTACACCGCGATTCCCCGCCGCATCGATGGCGTTCTAGTTCTTGCCAGTGACAGAACACGCTCGCTGGGGCACACTGGCAGCGGTGAGCAAAACGCCATCGTGTAG
- a CDS encoding GntR family transcriptional regulator, with translation MTQSLDATFPSPLPPQADSPTRTDQIIDALRSAIVSGALEPGQVLVERKIAEQLGVSKTPVREALIVLERSGLLDVQARRISVRRLSFTDIRHIYEERVLLEPWAILDAARSGREFTVAGQALVDARTFAAANDNASTALANRRFHRGMYANSENEFIVNSLDRLQDLTALAVAAVLWENWPRREIEASEHEAIYAAASSGDATKAAQLMKDHIGASIDRVTQRELGL, from the coding sequence ATGACCCAGTCGCTCGACGCTACGTTTCCGTCCCCGCTGCCTCCGCAGGCGGACAGTCCCACGCGCACAGATCAGATCATTGACGCACTTCGGTCCGCGATCGTTTCGGGGGCGCTGGAGCCCGGTCAGGTGCTCGTCGAACGCAAGATCGCCGAGCAGCTCGGTGTCTCGAAAACACCGGTCCGTGAAGCGTTGATCGTGCTCGAGCGTTCGGGCTTGTTGGACGTTCAAGCTCGACGAATCTCGGTTCGCCGCTTGAGCTTCACTGACATCCGCCACATTTACGAAGAGCGCGTGCTGCTGGAGCCGTGGGCCATTCTGGACGCCGCACGAAGTGGACGAGAATTTACCGTCGCCGGGCAGGCCCTGGTCGATGCACGCACGTTCGCCGCCGCAAACGACAACGCGTCGACGGCGCTCGCCAACCGCCGCTTTCACCGCGGCATGTATGCCAATAGTGAGAACGAGTTCATCGTCAATTCGCTCGATCGCTTGCAAGATCTCACGGCTCTCGCCGTCGCCGCCGTGCTGTGGGAGAACTGGCCGCGACGCGAGATTGAAGCCAGCGAGCACGAAGCGATTTATGCCGCAGCGAGCAGCGGGGATGCCACCAAGGCCGCCCAGCTCATGAAGGACCACATCGGCGCATCTATCGACCGCGTCACGCAGCGCGAGCTCGGACTGTAA
- a CDS encoding ribonuclease activity regulator RraA: MHTNSANRNEFGKPPEATTAPLSPEATVALGIVSTATITTQLMARGLRNTYLEGLEFSNPSRQRLLGEAFTMRCIPAREDIDVPSIFQDYDHPQRIGVESVSEGQVLVIDARGKKRAASIGHILATRLKLRGAAGIVSDGSFRDMVGFEELDLPTFSAGASPTTNLAQHHVVDFQIPIACAEVAIYPGDIMVGDRDGVVCIPRHLVESVARDALEQEKLEEFILTKVEDGSPLRGTYPPDEALLKSYHELLPG, from the coding sequence ATGCACACCAATTCAGCGAATCGCAATGAATTCGGGAAACCGCCGGAGGCAACCACCGCTCCTCTGAGCCCGGAGGCCACAGTCGCACTGGGCATTGTGAGCACTGCAACGATCACCACGCAGCTCATGGCGCGAGGGCTCCGCAACACGTATCTCGAAGGCCTAGAGTTTTCGAACCCGTCCCGACAGCGACTGCTGGGGGAGGCGTTCACGATGCGCTGTATTCCCGCGCGCGAAGACATTGACGTGCCGTCGATCTTTCAGGACTACGACCACCCCCAGCGCATCGGAGTTGAGTCCGTCAGCGAAGGCCAAGTGCTCGTGATTGACGCGCGCGGCAAAAAGCGAGCGGCCTCGATCGGGCACATCCTGGCTACCCGTCTCAAGCTTCGCGGCGCTGCCGGCATCGTGAGTGACGGCTCATTCCGCGACATGGTCGGCTTTGAAGAGCTCGACCTGCCCACGTTTTCGGCAGGCGCCTCGCCGACCACCAATCTTGCGCAACACCACGTGGTCGACTTTCAGATCCCCATCGCGTGCGCCGAAGTCGCCATCTATCCCGGCGACATCATGGTGGGCGACCGCGACGGCGTGGTGTGCATCCCGCGACACCTCGTCGAATCAGTGGCGCGCGACGCTCTCGAGCAAGAAAAGCTCGAGGAGTTCATTCTCACCAAAGTGGAAGATGGCAGCCCGCTGCGCGGCACCTACCCGCCCGACGAGGCGCTCCTCAAGAGCTACCATGAACTACTGCCGGGGTAG
- a CDS encoding IclR family transcriptional regulator, which produces MQLQPTVSTAHSVKSADRALAIVDLVAAKGFVSFTEILTSLGLPRSSAHGLLNTLQKSGWLEHDPSTRQYSLGLRAWQVGQMYTGHNHIANAAKPVLDQLATALGETVQLARLDGVDSAYFAISQHSSEGALFGSSVGIRLAAHATAPGIALLSNLEPEEAGRRLAAIPEPRLINKTVIDLPALRERIAVAKKRGYAVDDEEYLAGSRSVAVPLTSATGGVNSAISVTMPASRTSSQWPTDVVRALVDAAHEVRARLGAKEPGITVPQP; this is translated from the coding sequence ATGCAACTCCAGCCCACGGTATCCACAGCTCATTCGGTGAAGTCTGCCGACCGAGCACTGGCGATAGTCGACCTCGTCGCGGCAAAGGGATTCGTCAGCTTCACTGAGATCCTCACCTCGCTCGGCTTGCCGCGCTCAAGTGCCCACGGTCTGTTGAACACTCTGCAGAAGTCGGGCTGGCTCGAACATGACCCGTCAACCCGGCAGTATTCGCTCGGTTTGAGGGCATGGCAAGTCGGCCAGATGTACACCGGTCACAATCACATTGCGAATGCCGCCAAGCCCGTGCTCGACCAGCTCGCGACCGCTCTGGGGGAGACCGTTCAATTGGCTCGCTTAGACGGTGTCGATAGCGCGTACTTCGCGATTAGCCAGCATTCCAGCGAGGGCGCGCTCTTCGGTTCGTCGGTGGGAATCCGGCTGGCTGCCCACGCCACAGCGCCAGGAATCGCGCTACTGAGCAACCTGGAGCCGGAGGAAGCGGGGAGGCGTCTGGCGGCGATCCCGGAACCTCGTCTGATCAACAAGACCGTGATCGACTTGCCTGCTTTGCGGGAGCGAATCGCTGTCGCGAAAAAGCGCGGCTATGCCGTCGACGATGAAGAGTATCTCGCCGGTTCGCGCAGTGTTGCGGTGCCGTTGACGAGCGCTACCGGTGGGGTCAATTCGGCAATTTCAGTCACGATGCCGGCGTCGCGCACGAGCTCGCAGTGGCCAACGGATGTCGTGCGTGCGCTGGTCGATGCCGCCCACGAAGTGCGGGCTCGACTCGGAGCCAAAGAGCCGGGCATCACCGTTCCTCAACCCTGA